The DNA segment GCCCGGGATCCACGAGACCCTCGCCGTGCTCGGGCGCGAGCGCACCCTGGCGCGCCTGGACCGGGCGCTCGCGAGCTGGCCGGCCTGATCTCCGCTGCCCCAGGCTGCCAGCGCACCGACTGGCTGCCGGTTCCGGCGTCCAGCAAGCGAGCGGCCCTCTTCCCGGGCCGCGAAGCGCGCAGCGAGCTGCAAGCGAGCGAAGCTCATGGAGATGGATCCCCGGGAAGGATTCGAACCTTCATTGACGGGGCCAGAACCCGTTGTCCTGCCGTTAGACGACCGGGGAATCGCGCGCGAATGGGTAGCCGACGCCCTGGCTCCCCTCAACCGGGGTTGCGGGCGGTGACGATCCACGCGGCGGCCGGCGCCTCGACGCCGTGCGGGGTCCGGAAGCGCTCGAAGACGGTGCGCAGGGCCTCCTCGACGCGGGCGCGCACCTCGGGCCCGGCCTGCGCCTCGCGCAGCGCCTGCCCGACCGGCCCGATCACGAGGAAGAGCTCGAGCGCGTCCTCGACGTTGCCGGCGCCGAGCTGCATCGCCACCTCGTGCGGCTCGATCGCGAGCTCGGCGAAGCCGGCCTTCGCGAGGATCCCGCGCACCCGCTCGGGATCGGCGAAGGCGAAGGGGCCGGGCGCCTCGGGCGGCGGCGGCGGCGGGAAGGCCACGTGCTGCATGGCCGCGAGCGCCGGCACGGTCATCCACGGGTTGCGCTCGCGCGCCTGCCAGCACACGAAGGCGAGCCGGCCGCCGGGACGCAGCGCCCGGCGCAGGTTCGTGAAGGCCGCCGGCGGGTCCGCGAAGAACATGACCCCGAAGCGCGAGTAGACGCAGTCGAAGGCGCCCGCCGGCAGCGCGGCGACCTGTGCGTCCTCGCGGCGCCACTCGATGGCGCCGCCGAGGCCGGCCGCGCCCGCCCGCTCGCGCGCGCGCGCCAGCATGGGGGCCGAGATGTCGAGCGCGAGCACCCGGCCGCCGGGGCCGACGCGGCGCGCGATCTCGAGGGTCGTGCCCCCGCAGCCGCAGCCGACCTCGAGGACGCGCTCGCCGGGCGCCGGCGCGGCGCTCGCGAGCGCCCGCTCGCCGAGCGGCCCCACCTGCGCGTCGAGCCGCTCCTGCATCGCCACCCAGGCGGGCCCGGCGGCCTCGTTCCAGTAGCGGATCATCTCGGCGTTCGGCGGCGCAGCGGTCGTCATCGGGCCTCCTGGGCGGGCGGGGGACGCAGGATAGCGGGACGCCCCGGCACCCGCGGTCCGCGGCTCGCCGCCTCCGCCTTGCGTATCCTGCGCGGCGATCGGGGGGGCCGGCATGCTGGCGAAGCTCGTCCGCCTCGCGCGCCCGCGCGACTGGGCCAAGGCCGTCTTCATCCTGCTGCCCGTGCCCTTCGCCCTGCGGGCCGGGGAGGGCCGGCTCGATCCGCTCGTCCTGGCGCTCGGGATCGCTGCGTTCTGCCTGACCTCGTCCGGGGTCTACGCGCTCAACGACGTCCGCGACGCCCCGGACGACCGCACCCACCCGACGAAGCGCGCGCGCCCGGTGGCCTCGGGCGAAGTGTCCGCCCGCGCCGCGATCGCCTGGGGCGTGGCGCTCCTCGTCGCCGGCCTCTCGCTCGGGCTCGCGACGGGCCGGGCGGCCGCGGTGGCGCTGCTCCTCGCCTACCTCGCGATCAACGCCGCCTACACGCTCGGCGCCAAGGGGATCCCCCTCCTCGACGTCTTCCTGCTCGCCTCGGGCTTCCTGCTCCGGGTCGCCTTCGGCTGCGCGCTCGTCGGAGCGCCGCCCTCGAGCTGGCTGCTCCTGTGCACGGCGTGGATCGCGCTCTTCCTCGGCTTCGGCAAGCGCCGCGCGGACCTCACCTGCGGCGCCGCGGCCGCCCGGCGCTCGCAGCGCCTCGGCTACACCGGCGGCTTCCTCGACCACGCGATGGGGATCGCCGCGAGCCTCGCGATGCTCAGCTACGCGCTCTACGGCCACGAGGCCGGCGCCTTCGTCGCGGGCCGCGAGCTCGCGGGCCTCCCCTTCGTGGCGTTCGGCTTCCTGCACGTGCTGCGCATCGCGCACCTCGACGAGCTGCGCGACGCGCCCGTCGAGCTGGCCTGGCGCTCGCGGATCCTGCAGCTCTGCGGAGCGGGCTGGGTGGTGGCGACGGCCTGGAGCCTGGGGCTCTTCTAGACCCCGCTTCCCGGTGCGCGCTCCACGCACTACCGTGGCACCGGAGAGGAGCCCGTGAGCGAACGAGCGACCGACGCCGAGCGCGCCTACTGGCGAAAGCTCGCGGAAGCGAGCGAGCGGCTGCGGGACGGCGAGACCGCACCCGCCTCGATGAGCGAGGTCTTCCGCAGGATGGAGTCCCTCCGCGCCCGGCTGGGCGTCCTCGCGGAGCCCGGCCTGGCCCCGGACGACGAGCAGGCGCTGGCCGAGAGCGTCCGGCTGCACGCACGCTGGCGGGCGAAGGAGGCACGTGAGCGGGCGGAGCGTTAGCGCGCTCGGCGCGATCCTCGACCGCCTGGGAATCGCCTGGACGCTGATCGGCGCGCTCGCCGCCAACCGCTATCGCCGGGAGGTGCGCCTCACCGGCGACGTCGACGTCCTGGTGGCCCATCACGGGCCCGGGCTCGTCGCGTTCGAGGCGGCGTTCTCCGACGCCGGCTGGTCCGTGCGCCGGGGCACGCCGGACGGAGCGATCCTGCGCCTCCGGCATCCGACGCTCGGGGCGGCGGACGTGGTGCTGGCCGAGACGGACTATCAGCGCTCGGCGCTCGAGCGGGCGCGTCGGGAGACGATCGAGGACGGGGCGCCCGTGCGGGTCCTGCGCGTCGAGGACGTGATCGTCCACAAGCTCATCGCCGGCCGGCCGCGCGACGTCGACGACATCGTGGAGATCCTGGCGGCCGGAAGCGGGATCGACGCCGCCTACGTCGAGCACTGGGCCGCCTTCTGGGACGTGCTCGAGCGGTGGCGGCAGCTCCGCAACGGGGCGCGCTGAGGTCAGGGCCAGAGGGGGAGGCCGGGCAAGGGCGCCAGGGCGGCGAGGAGCGCGCCGAAGGCCAGCATCGGGCCGAAGCCGAAGGGCACGCCGAGCCCGCGCCGCAGGAGCGCCCACGCGACCCCGAAGACGAGCCCGGCGAGCGACGCCGCGACGATCGTCTGGATCACGCCCACCGGGCCCACGAAGCTCCCGATCATCGCGAGGAGCTTCACGTCGCCGAAGCCCATCCCGGGGAACCAGGTCCACCAGTCGAGCGAGCCCGGACGCGGGTAGTCCTCGCCCTCCCCCGGCCAGTGCTCGAAGCGCCGGCCGGCCGCGGCGCACACCCGCGCGTGCACGAAGCCCACCCCCCAGAGAAGCCCCCCGCCGAGCGCGGCCCCGGCCAGGGCGTGGCGCCAGGCGTCGAGCGCGGCGGCCCCTTCGTAGACCTGCGCCGCCGGCATCAGGCCGAGCCCGACGGCGAGCCCGCCGAGCGAGAGCTCGTCGGGGATGATGCGGTGGTCGAAGTCGATCAGCGCCGCCGCCAGCACGATCGCGGCGAACGCCATCCAGAGCGCCGTCGAGGGGAGCGGGCCGAATCGCCAGGCGAGCAGCGCGAAGAGCGCGGCCGTGCCGGCCTCGACGAGCGGATAGCGGGCCGGGATCCGCACCCCGCAGTCACGGCAGCGGCCGCCGAGCGCGAGCCACCCGAGCACCGGCACGTTGTGCCAGGGCCGGATCGCCCGCCCGCAGGCCGGGCAGCGCGAGCCCGGCCGCACGACCGACTCGCCGCGCGGCAGGCGATGGATCACGACGTTCAGGAACGAGCCCACCACGGCCCCGAGCGCGGCCGCGCAGGCGACGAAGAGCGTCGGATCCACGATGCGGCGAGGCTAGCGGAAGTCGCGGCGCTCGAAGGCAGCCACGGCGACGGTGAGCGTGAGCACCACGTAGCCGAGCGCGTACAGAGCCGGCAGCACCAGGTCACTGGCCATCAGGGGCAGGCCGTGCGCCGCGTGGCCCGCGAAATCGAAGGCCTCGAGGTCCGGGAGCGCGCGGTAGAGAATCTCGGTCACCCGCGTCACCGAGGTGACGTCGGCCTGGGCGCCTAGTGCGCGCAGATCGCGGGTCAGGTGCCCGATCAGCCACAGGCCCGCCGTGAACAGCGCTGCCAGCATCGGCGTGCTGATCGAGGAGAAGAACAGCGCGATCGCCACCATCACCGCCACCTCGCCGCCGATCCCGGCCAGCGCTGCCGCGTGCCCCGCTCCCAGCGGCGCCTCGGCGAGCCACGACACCAAGGCAAAGCACGCGCCCATCACCGTGATCTGGAGCCAGACGGTGGCGAGCAGACCCAGATACTTGCCGAGCAGGAACTCGCCGCGCGCGATCGGCTTCGAGAGGATCGTGTAGATCGTCCGGCGGTCCACCTCGCGGTGGACGAGGCCGATCCCGACGAAGATCGCGATCGCCACCCCGAACACGCGGATCGCGGCGAAGCCCACGTCCTGCATGATCCGGTCCCGTTCCACATACGAGAGCGTCGCGAGCAGGATGCCGGTGCCGATCAGCGCCAGCGCGAAGAACAGGAGCGTATAGAGGACGCGGCTGCGGACGGCCTCGCGCATGGTGTTGCCGGCGATGGCCAGGATGCGGTCGAGGGCTCCCGTCACGCGCGGCCCTCCGCCACGGCCGACAGGAAGATCGACTCGAGCGAGGCGCGTCGCGGGGCCACCGACAACACCTGCGCGCCGTCCGCCAGCAGCGCGCCGAGGATCGCGGAGAGCTCCTTCTGGGCCACGCGCAGCTCGACCCGCTCGCCGGCGGTCCGGAAGCGGGCGCCGAGGCGTGTGGCCAGTCGCTCCGCCTGCTCCACGGGCACTCCGGTCAGCACCGCCTCGACCTCGTCGTCGGCGACGATCGCGTGCGGCGCACCTTCCCAGCGGACCCGACCCTTCACGATGATTGCCACCCGGTCACAGAGCATCTCCACGTCCGACAGGATGTGGGTGTTCATGAACACCGTCTTCCCCTCGCCCTGCAGACGCCGGATCAGGTCGCGGATCTCCTTGCGTCCGATGGGATCGAGGCCACTCATCGGCTCGTCGAGGAACACCACCTGCGGGTCGTGGATCAGCGCCTGCGCGATCCCGATGCGCTGGAGCATTCCCTTCGAGTAGGTGCGCAGGCGGATGTCGCCCGCGTGGGCCAGACCCACCCAGTCGAGGAGCTGCGCGATCCGCGCGCTGCGCCGCGCCCGCTGTACACCGCACACGCGCGCGTAGAAGGCCAGGAATTCCGCCCCGGTCAGGTAGTCGTAGAAGTACGGCGCCTCGGGCAGGAAGCCGATCTGGCGCCGATACTCTGTCTCGCGCACGTCGTGGCCCAGCACCCGCGCGCGACCCGCACTCGCACGCATGAGTCCCATCAGGATCTTCAACGTGGTGGTCTTCCCGGCCCCGTTCGGCCCGACGAACCCGAAGATCTCGCCGCGCTGCACCGCGAAGCTCACGCCGTCGAGTGCGCGCCTGACCCGCAGGCCGAGACCCGGCCGGAAGTCCTGCACCAGCCCCTCGACATCCACCACGGTATCCCGGCCACTCATTCTGCTCCCCGCCCGGCTTCTCGATCGGACGATTCGCCCTTCAGCCTTTGCGTGGGGTCCTGGAAGTGCACCCGGTAGCGCCGCTCGTAGTGGCGCGAGACGATCCGTCCGGACTCGTCGTCGATCTCCCAACCCGCTCCGTTGGGCTCGGCGGGGAGCGTCCAGAGAACTGCGTAGGGACCCCAGGCGAGCTCTTCGACCCTCCGGATGTCGAAGCCGTTCTCCGCAACGAACCGAGCCCGAGCCTCGTCGAGCTGTCGCGCGCGTCGCTCGGTTTCGATCTCGACCAACGCGTCCTCGTAGGCCGTGCGGTGCCAGACGTCGAGGTCGTCCTGCTCCAGCAGTGTTTGCAGGAAGGCATCCGCGGCATCGAGGTCGCCACTCGCCGAAGAGCGGAGGCGCGCCAGGAGCCTGCCCAGGTAGGCCGGCGCTCCTGGCAGGCGGATCGCTGGCGCCAGCTCCCGAGCCGCGGCGTCTGCGTCCCCCAGGTAGAAGAGGTAGTTGAAGCCGAGATAGAAGCGGTTGCGCCACTCCTGTGGGTGATAGGCGATCCCGCGCTCCAGCAACCGGTTCGCGCTCTCTACCTCCTCCGAATCCTCGCTCATCCAGAGGGCGGCGAATCGATACGGATGGTCGACCCAGGGGTCGAGCGCCGTCACGGCGGCGGTGAGGCGCCCGATCAGGTGGGCGTAGCGAACCGAGTTGCCGCGGTCTCCACCCACGAGCTGCACCGCACGGAGCCAGTAGTAGTCGGCTGCCAGCGATTCGAAGCCGAGCGAGGCGGCTCGCAGGAGCTGCACCCGCGGCACGGAGAGGCTTCGCTCCTCGGGCGCCGCCGCGTCAGGGAGCCCACCCTGCGCCCAGAGCGCCGTCGCGAGCGACAGACCGGCGACGACCAATCGCTGCAGGGCTCCCAGCACCACCCCCCCGAATCCTGCTGCGCTCAGACGAGGCTGCGCGCACCTGCCGCGCTGCCCCTCTCAGTACTCGTCGCCGTTGTAGTTGACGGCGACTCCGTTGTAGACGGGGTTGCCAGAGGAGAGGTCGATGGGCGTCCCGAGGCCTGGCCAGATCTGGCTCGGCACGACGACGTTGGACACGCTCGGCTGAACGTACTGGACGATCGCCACCTGGGCGTCGAAGTCGGCGTCACCGATTGCCGTGGCCGTGAAGCAGTCGCTGGCCGGGCACGCGCTCACTTCGTAGTCGTAGAAGACGTCGCCCTCGGGGACGTAGCCGATCGATTCGAACCCGGGGTCGGGCGCCCACCTGCGCTTGAACGATCCGAGCGGGGGGCCGGGCACGGAGGTGACCGTCGGGACGTACGCGTTGAACTCCGTGAAATAGCTCTTCTCGAGTTTCGCGATCGCGGCCAGGTTGGCGTACGCCTCGCTCCGCTTGGAGCGGTTCTGGTAGTTGATGAAGGCGGGCACCGCGATCGAAGCGAGGATCCCGATGATGGCGACCGTCACCATGAGTTCGATCAAGGTGAAGCCCTGATCCCGACGGCGGTCTCGATCGAGGACGAAGCGCACGGTGAGGTCTCCGGAAGAGGGGGAGTGGATCCGAAGGTGGAGCCGGGCCCGTACCCGGCCCCACCCTTCGGACATCGGCTAGAACTCGCTCTGGCCGTCCACCTGCTGGCACGGCCCGACGGTCGACAGCAGATCCTGAGCGCTCGACTCGGGGTTGAACGTCCCGTTGGCGCTGCAGTTGGCCGCGAGCGTCACCGCGCCGCCACCGTAGGCGGCAATGCCCGGAAGCGGCTTCACGTAGGCCCACTCCTGGTTGTTGGCGCCGTCGCCGTTGCCGTCGCCGTTGTCGATGTCGGCGATGGCATCGGCCATGAACTCGCCCACGCCCACCACGACCTCGTACTGGAAGAAGACCTCGCCCTCGGGCGACCAGCCGACGGTGTCGAAGCAGTTCGGGCAGCCGGGCGCCGGCGTCGGCCAGGTCTGCTTGTTCGCCGGGACCAGCGCTGCCGGTGCGGGCGCTGCTGCGATGTAGGTGTTGAACTCGGCGAAGTAGCCCTCCTCGGCCGTGCGGATCGCGGCCAGGTTGGTCTTGCCCTCGCTCGAGCGGGCACGGAGCTGGAAGCGCAGGAAGTTCGGAATGGCGATCGCGGCGAGGATGCCGATGATCGCGACCACGATCATGAGCTCGATCAGCGTGAAGCCGCCGCGGCGGTCTCGCAGACTCTTCATGGTGTCTCTCTTCGTTCCTTCGGTGAAGGACGCCGCCGCTCGAGCACCTTGCTCGCCGGACGCCCGATCCCCGATTCCGACGGGTCCTCCGAGCAACCCCCGTGCCACCTCGCGATCTGCACCTGCAGGGATCGGCAGGAAGGGCCGTGGACCTGAGCGCCGAGCGGAGGAAATCGCGGGTGGGGCGCGCCGCCCCCTGCGCGGCGCGCCGGGCGAGAGGCGCGGCAAAGTGACGAATCCCGGCGTCGGGAGGAGACGGAGATCGTCACCGGTGGCGCGTGGTTGACACCCCTCGGGCCGGCTGGTTAGGTTCCGCCGGCCCGAGGCCCGCTCCCATCGTCTAGCGGTCCAGGACGTGGCCCTCTCAAGGCCAAAACACGGGTTCGATTCCCGTTGGGAGCACCATCCCCCTTGCCGCCGCCGCCGGGCCCCGGAGCGTCCGCCAACGAGTTCGCCTTCGCGTTCCTCGACTGCGAGTTCGGGGGGCTCGACCCGGAGCGGCACGACATCACCGAGGTCGCGGTGATCGTGACCGACTACCGGCTCGCGGAGCTCACGAGCCGGGAGTGGAAGGTGGTGGCGCGGCCCGAGCGGATCAGCGCCGAGGCGGCCGAGATGTCGGGCTACGACGCGGCGGTCTGGGCGGCCGAGGCGCAGCCGGTGCGCACGGTGTTGACGGAGCTGGCGGAGCTGCTGCCGAAGGGCCGCAAGGTGGTGCCGGCCGGGCAGAACGTGCGCATGGACGTGCTCTTCCTCGAGAAGGCCTACCGCGCGTGCGGCCTCGCCTGGCCCTTCGACTACCACGTGATCGACCTGGCCACGCTCTTCTACGCCTGGTCGCTGGTGGCGGGCGAGACGGTGAGCGCGCTCTCGCTGCGCCAGGCGGCGACGACGGCCGGGCTCGTCGAGGGCGCGGTCCCGCACCGGGCGGCCGCCGACACGCGGCTCACGCTCGACACCTTCCGCCACTACCTCGGGCGGCTCGCGCTCCGCCCGCCGCCCGAGCTGCCGCCCCTCGCGCCGCCGCCCCCGCCCTCCGGATCCTAGGCGCCCGCGCCCGCGCTCCGGCCCGGCGCGAGCTTCGCCCGCCACTTCGCGAGGGCGCGCCGGTCGAGGGCCGCGAGCCAGCCGAGGAGCAGCCGGTCGGGCCAGCGCCCCGGCCGCAGGCAGAGCGCCGAGGCGAAGTCGATCAGGACCGGTGCGCCCGCGGCGTCGGCGAGCACGTTGCTGCGGTGGCGCAGGTCGAGGTGGACGACGCCGCGCGCGTGCATCTCGGCCACGGCGTGCGCGAGGCGCGGCAGGAAGTCGGGCGGCAGCTCCGCCGCGCGCTGGCGCGAGAGCCGGCGCCCGGGCCGGTACTCGAGCGCGAAGGCGTAGGCGTCGAGCCGGCCGAGCAGGCGCGGCACGGCGGGGTGTCCCGCGAGCGCGCGATAGGCGCGCAGCTCGCGCCCGACGAGCCAGCGCCCGAGCGTCGCGCGCAGCCACGGCGCGCGCCCCGCGAAGTCCTTCACGACGAAGGGCCGCTCGGGGCCGCGCACGAGCAGGACGTCGGGCTTGCGGCCGGCGCCGCGCTGGAGGAGCTCGAGCGTGTCGCGGGCGAGCGCCTGGCGGTCGAGGGACGCACCGGGTGCGAGCAGAGCCGGGTTCGACGCGCCGGGTGCGGGCGGCGGGGCCGGGATCGCCGCGCCGCTCAGTGGGGCCGGCGCGGGCGCGGCTTCGCGCGCCGTTCGGCCGCGCGCTCGCGGACCATCTGCCAGAGCTGCTCGCGCAGCCGCTCGCGGAAGGCCGGGTCGATCGGCAGGGGCCCCTCGTCGGCCTCCAGGAACTCGGCGAACTCGACCGGGTCGAAGGCCGGATCCACCCCGCCCGAAGGTGTTCGGCCGCGTTCCCCCGGGAGACCGCCGGCCTCGGGACGCTCGGGACGCTGGCCGCGCTTGCGCCGCGGCAGCGGCTTGCGGGTTCCCCGGCTGGTTTCCGGCTTCACCGGCTCCTCCACGAGGGCTGATCGGCAAAGTACACGATAACGATGGGTCCAGACACGCGAATTCCTCGACGCGCGTCCCCGATTTCCCAGGTCGGGCCACGATCCGGAGCCAGGAACCAGCTCGATCCGGGCCGACCCGAGCAGGGCTCGAGCCGAGCGGATCCGCCGGAGCGGTCACCAGCCCCGGGAAAGCCGATTCACACACCCTAGGTGGACGCCGCGCGAAGCGGGTGGCACACGCCGGAAATGCTCCGGCCCCGGCGGGACCGCGTCAGGCGCGGTCCCGCCGGGGCCGTCGGGATCGGCCGGGAGCCGGCGGGCGGCTAGGACAGGAAGCCGTCGAGGCCCGGGGCGCCCTCCGCCAGCACCCGCCGCATCCGGTAGAGGTTCGCCTTCACGGCGTCCTCGGACTTCCCGAGCGCCTCGGCGATCGAGCGGATCGGCTGCCGGCGCAGGTGCTTCAGGTGGAAGATCCGGCGCTGGAGGGGGGTCAGGCGCTGGCTCACGATCTCGTCGCAGCGGTCGAGCATGCGCCGGGCGTCCACCGCCGTGTCGGTCGGGGCCGCCTCGGAGGCGAAGCCCTCGGGCCCCACCTCGTCGAGCGATTCGAGGCGCGGGCGGGCGCGCCGGAAGCGGCGGTTCACCTTGTTGCGGGTGATCCCGAAGATCCAGACGAGCAGGCTCGAGTCGCCCCGGTAGCTCGGGAGCACCCGGAAGATCGTCTCGAAGACCTCCTGGGTCACGTCCTCGGCCTCGGCCGGGTCGCCGAGGCGCTTCAGGGCGAAGCGGTAGACGCGCCGGAAGTAGGACTCGTAGAGCTCGTCGAAGTGCTCCCGGCTGCCTTCGAGGATGCGAGCGACGAGGAGGCGGTCGCGCGCGGAGGCGCCGGCCGGCCGGGGCGGTGCTTGCTCCCCGTCGCCGACCAGGTGGAGCAAGGGGGGGCTGCCGGCCGGCGGAGAAGTCGCCGGATGCGCGGCGCTCGCCGGCGCGCGGGCGCGCCGGACCGTCCGAACCTTCGGGGGGCTGCTGTTTCGCACGTGATCCCACACTCCCAGGCCGGGCCCAGGCGGAGCTGGCGACCCGACGTCGAGGTCTCTCGGAAAAGGGGGGACTCGTCGTCCCGGAGGGTCGTTGAGCAACGCCCGTGCCAGGACCCTGCCCGACGGGCAACAGGCGCCTGCAAGCTTACGTGACAGCTTTGTAATTCGATTGCAAGCGCAAACTTTCCCGGGTGGAAAGCCGTTTGATCGCGAGTGAACCGCGCTTCCCTTTCTGGGAACGCCGCGTCACTCCTCTCGGGTGACCTTCGGCTCACCGGCGCCCGGGACGATCCACCAGCGCCCGCCCCGCCGCTCCCAGCGGTCCTCCCGCTCGAGGCGGGTGCTCCAGAAGCGCAGGGGCAGTCCGTTCTCGCCGCCGATCCAGACCCGCACGCGCGCGCGCCCGGGGGCGTCCACGGCGAACTCCTCGACCTCGGCCGCGAGCGGCTGGTTGCGCTCGAAGTTCGCCTCGGCGAGGTCCTGGGCCAGGTCCGCGAAGTAGTCGGAGAAGCTCTCGGGGGTCTCGAAGAACTCGCGCAGCGTGGGGTCGCGGTAGGTGGCGAGGCTGTTGAAGCGCCGGCCCGCGAGGCGCTCGTAGAACCGGGAGGCGCGCTGGTGGAACTCGAGCTCGGGTGAGGCCTCGAGCACCTCGACCCCGGAATCGGCTGCGGGCGCCGCCTCCGGGGCCTCGTCCGAGCCGAAGCGCGGGAGGTCCAGGCTCGGGAGGTCCACGTCGGGCAGCTTCGGCATGTCGAGATCGGGCGCCCGCAGCCAGCCCGGCCGCGAGCAGCCACCCGCCGCGAGCCCGAGGGCAAGGACGAGGGCCGGCGCGAGGGCCGGCGCGGCGGCCCGAGGGCCGAGGAACCGCCCCGCCCTCACCGCCGCCCCCTGCCCTTCGCCTTCGCGCGTGGCTTCCGGCTCCCCCGCGCGGCGATCGCGGCCTGCGCCGCCGCGAGCCGCGCCACCGGCACCCGGAACGGCGAGCAGGAGACGTAGTCGAGCCCCGCCGCGTCGCAGAAGCGCACGCTCTTCGGGTCGCCGCCGTGCTCGCCGCAGATCCCGACCTTCAGGTCCCGCCGGGCCCGGCGCCCGCCTTCG comes from the Deltaproteobacteria bacterium genome and includes:
- a CDS encoding 3'-5' exonuclease, with the translated sequence MPPPPGPGASANEFAFAFLDCEFGGLDPERHDITEVAVIVTDYRLAELTSREWKVVARPERISAEAAEMSGYDAAVWAAEAQPVRTVLTELAELLPKGRKVVPAGQNVRMDVLFLEKAYRACGLAWPFDYHVIDLATLFYAWSLVAGETVSALSLRQAATTAGLVEGAVPHRAAADTRLTLDTFRHYLGRLALRPPPELPPLAPPPPPSGS
- a CDS encoding RNA polymerase sigma factor, with the protein product MLHLVGDGEQAPPRPAGASARDRLLVARILEGSREHFDELYESYFRRVYRFALKRLGDPAEAEDVTQEVFETIFRVLPSYRGDSSLLVWIFGITRNKVNRRFRRARPRLESLDEVGPEGFASEAAPTDTAVDARRMLDRCDEIVSQRLTPLQRRIFHLKHLRRQPIRSIAEALGKSEDAVKANLYRMRRVLAEGAPGLDGFLS
- a CDS encoding methyltransferase domain-containing protein, whose amino-acid sequence is MTTAAPPNAEMIRYWNEAAGPAWVAMQERLDAQVGPLGERALASAAPAPGERVLEVGCGCGGTTLEIARRVGPGGRVLALDISAPMLARARERAGAAGLGGAIEWRREDAQVAALPAGAFDCVYSRFGVMFFADPPAAFTNLRRALRPGGRLAFVCWQARERNPWMTVPALAAMQHVAFPPPPPPEAPGPFAFADPERVRGILAKAGFAELAIEPHEVAMQLGAGNVEDALELFLVIGPVGQALREAQAGPEVRARVEEALRTVFERFRTPHGVEAPAAAWIVTARNPG
- a CDS encoding prepilin peptidase, whose amino-acid sequence is MDPTLFVACAAALGAVVGSFLNVVIHRLPRGESVVRPGSRCPACGRAIRPWHNVPVLGWLALGGRCRDCGVRIPARYPLVEAGTAALFALLAWRFGPLPSTALWMAFAAIVLAAALIDFDHRIIPDELSLGGLAVGLGLMPAAQVYEGAAALDAWRHALAGAALGGGLLWGVGFVHARVCAAAGRRFEHWPGEGEDYPRPGSLDWWTWFPGMGFGDVKLLAMIGSFVGPVGVIQTIVAASLAGLVFGVAWALLRRGLGVPFGFGPMLAFGALLAALAPLPGLPLWP
- a CDS encoding ABC transporter ATP-binding protein; the protein is MSGRDTVVDVEGLVQDFRPGLGLRVRRALDGVSFAVQRGEIFGFVGPNGAGKTTTLKILMGLMRASAGRARVLGHDVRETEYRRQIGFLPEAPYFYDYLTGAEFLAFYARVCGVQRARRSARIAQLLDWVGLAHAGDIRLRTYSKGMLQRIGIAQALIHDPQVVFLDEPMSGLDPIGRKEIRDLIRRLQGEGKTVFMNTHILSDVEMLCDRVAIIVKGRVRWEGAPHAIVADDEVEAVLTGVPVEQAERLATRLGARFRTAGERVELRVAQKELSAILGALLADGAQVLSVAPRRASLESIFLSAVAEGRA
- a CDS encoding phosphotransferase is translated as MADGPRARGRTAREAAPAPAPLSGAAIPAPPPAPGASNPALLAPGASLDRQALARDTLELLQRGAGRKPDVLLVRGPERPFVVKDFAGRAPWLRATLGRWLVGRELRAYRALAGHPAVPRLLGRLDAYAFALEYRPGRRLSRQRAAELPPDFLPRLAHAVAEMHARGVVHLDLRHRSNVLADAAGAPVLIDFASALCLRPGRWPDRLLLGWLAALDRRALAKWRAKLAPGRSAGAGA
- a CDS encoding UbiA prenyltransferase family protein, with the protein product MLAKLVRLARPRDWAKAVFILLPVPFALRAGEGRLDPLVLALGIAAFCLTSSGVYALNDVRDAPDDRTHPTKRARPVASGEVSARAAIAWGVALLVAGLSLGLATGRAAAVALLLAYLAINAAYTLGAKGIPLLDVFLLASGFLLRVAFGCALVGAPPSSWLLLCTAWIALFLGFGKRRADLTCGAAAARRSQRLGYTGGFLDHAMGIAASLAMLSYALYGHEAGAFVAGRELAGLPFVAFGFLHVLRIAHLDELRDAPVELAWRSRILQLCGAGWVVATAWSLGLF
- a CDS encoding ABC transporter permease, with translation MTGALDRILAIAGNTMREAVRSRVLYTLLFFALALIGTGILLATLSYVERDRIMQDVGFAAIRVFGVAIAIFVGIGLVHREVDRRTIYTILSKPIARGEFLLGKYLGLLATVWLQITVMGACFALVSWLAEAPLGAGHAAALAGIGGEVAVMVAIALFFSSISTPMLAALFTAGLWLIGHLTRDLRALGAQADVTSVTRVTEILYRALPDLEAFDFAGHAAHGLPLMASDLVLPALYALGYVVLTLTVAVAAFERRDFR